The Pirellulales bacterium sequence CTGGGATGTGAGCGTGCGCGATCATCATCAAATTGCGTTGGCAATTCGCAATCGCCAACCAAGACAAGCGGAAGAGCTCATGACGCGGCACATCCGCGCCGGATTGGAAACCAGTCTGGCCACCATGGACGCCTGGCGCCGGTTGCATCCGCGAGAATTTGACGCGATGGCGATGGCGGCGCGGCAAACCGCGCCCCTTTCCCGATAATCGTTTGGTTTCACTTTGTTGCTTCAAGCCCCCTGAAGGAGAACGCTAATGACTCGGCCTCCAGTTCGACTCTTTCTGCTCTGCGCCGCGCTGGCGGTTTGGCTGCTGCCGGCGGCCACGGCCCGCGCAGGCCTGTTCTATGGGGCGGCGGGCGCCCAGTTTGTTTCGATCGATGGGGTCACCGGCGTCGCCACGCTCATCAATTCCAATGTCGGCATGTCGATCAGCGCGCTCGCTTGGGACAGCACCGCCAAGGTGCTCTACGGCACCGCCAGCACTGGCAGTGGTACGCCGTTCTTCACGGTCAACACCACCACCGGCGCGCTGAATGTCATCAGCAATGACATTGGCCCCAACGTCGTCTCGCTCGATTTCGACGACTCGACGCAAACCCTCTACGCCGCCGCGTTTGGTGGCGGCGTGCCGCAACGCTTTGGCACGATCGATCTCGGCACCGGCGCGTTCACCACGATCAACGCCAGCGCCGGGCACGATATCGATTCGATCGCCTTCGGTCCGGGGGGCGTGCTGTACGGCGTGGGCCCGGCAGCCGGCGCCGATGATTTCTTCACCATCAATCCGGTCACCGGGGTCGCCAGCGCGCCGATCGTCACCGACATTGGCCCCAACAACATCTCGCTCGATTTCGACAACAACCTGGGCGATTTGTACGGCGCCTTTTTCGGCGGCGGCGGCACGATCAGCGTGTGGCGCTCGATGGACGAAACGACCGGCACGGTTTCGGCGCCGATCAACGCCAACATCGGCTACCATCCGCTGTCGGCGCTCACCGCTGTGCCCGAACCCTCCACCGCGCTGTTAGCGCTGGTGGGCGGCGCGTTTTTCATGATGATTCGCCGGCGGCGCACGCGCTGAGCTGGCAGGTAATAATCTGAATGATCCAACGGGGATGGTCGCGGGATTCGCGGCCGTCCCCGGATCGTTTTTCGAATTCGCCTCGACCCGCCTTCGAACCAAACATTGCGAGTCGCCATGCCGCGCACCGAGCGACGACAGTTCCTGCTCGGCGCCGCCGCGGGGCTAGGCTTGGCCAGTGGCCGCCGCAGCGCCCCTTTGCGCGCCGGTGAGCCAACGACTCCGGCGCTGCCCAGCGGTGTGCGACATCTTTTTGTCGACGACGCATTAGTCGAACGACTCGACGGCCTGCGCCGCGTGCTCCATCAGCCCGAAAAGTTCGCGGGCAATCCGATCTTGCGCTACGACCAAACTCCCTGGCAGGGGTTTCGCTGCCAGCTTTATGGCACGGCGCTCCGCGACCCTGCCGACGGCCTCGTCAAGCTGTGGTACCTCGCCGTGCCGCGGCTTCCGTTTGAAGAGCCCGTCGTCGTCAACGGCCGCAAGCGCGTCCCCAACTTTCAACTGGTGGGCTATGCCGAGAGCCGTGATGGCCTCCACTTTGAACTCCCCCCGCTCGGCCTTGTCGATTTCAATGGCTCGACCGCCAATAACCTCTGTCGCATCGGGCGGGAATGCGTCGAAGGGATCGCCGTCGTCCACGACGCCGACGAGCCAGACAACAATCGCCGCTACAAGGCGCTGTACTGGGAACATCATGTGCCGTTGGCCGGCGCGCCAGGGATCGACGTGAACGCCATGTGCGTCAGCTTTTCGGCCGATGGCAAACGCTGGACCGAGTACGCCAAAAACCCGGTGATTCCCTTCGCCAGCGACACTGGCCAGCAGGCGATCTACGACTCGGCGCTAAAGAAGTATGTCGCCTACGGTCGCTTTGGCGTCGAGGGGCGCCGCCTCGCGCGCAGCGAAAGCGCGAACTTCGTCGATTGGACGCCGCCCAAACTGGTGCTGGAGGCGGACGCCGACGACGGCCCCGGCGCGCAAATCTATGGCATGGGCGTCGCGCGATACGAGGGGCTCTACCTGGGCTTGCCTTGGATCTTTCACGAAGGAACCACCCATCAGATCGACGTGCAATTGGCCACCAGTCGCGATGGCGTCCAATGGCGCCGCGCAGCGGATCGCGAGGTCTTCATCCCCAACGGCCCCGTGGATAGCTGGGACGCCGGCATCATCTTTACCGCCGCGCAACCGATTGTCGTAGCTGGCGACAAGCTGTTGATCTATTACTCCGCTTCCGCGCATAACCACGACTATCGGCAGCGCCCTGCGGCGGACGCCCCCGAGTCCGCGAGCTACTGGCAGTCGGTCAAGACTTCGATCGGCGTGGCCACACTCCGCCGTGACGGCTTCATCTCGCTTGAGCCCAGCGTGCAAACCGGCCGCCTGTTGACCAAACCATTTCTCATGCCGGCGGCAAAAGCGCTGTTCATCAACGCCGACGTCGGCGACGGCGAACTGCGCCTGCAAATCATTCCGCAGGCGTCGCCCGATGGGCCTTGCGCAGCGGCGCCGCTGCGAGCCGACGATTGCCGCCAACAGGTCCAATGGACTGGCGCCGCGCGGTTGCCGCCCCCCGGCGTGCCCGTTCGGCTCGAATTCACCCTCGCCGCCGCGCGACTCTACTCCTACTGGTTTGAGTAGCGTCGGCGACACTTGCCCGCGCCGCGCACTGAATCGTCGCCGCGGCGCCGACCAGCGATAATTCATTGCGCCGAAAGTGGTTGCCGATCGCCGCGCGCCACTCATCGCGGTCCGCTAAGTTTGACTCACCGCGCCCCCTTCCTATAATCGCAGGTGTAGACTCGGAAAGTTAAGGATGGTTTGCACTTACGGCGCTGCCGGCCAAAGCGCCCTAGTGCCTGGATCAGGGTGGAGCCGCCAAAAATGCTCGCCTGGCGCTGGTTGCTGCGCACGACGTATCGCCCGGCGCGAGCCCTAGTGTTCGGATGCGCCTGGCTGCTGTGCGGCGCGCTGACGGCGGCGCAAGAAGCGCCCCCAAAACCGGCGGAAGCGCAGGCCAATCCAGCGGCCAATCCGCAGCGCCGCTCGGCCCATTTGATCAAGGTCGCTGCCCCCATCCGGGATGTGCAGCGGATCGAGCGCGCCGTGCGGCGCTTTGTCGCCGACGCGCGCGCGCACAACCAGTGGCCACTGCTGGTCTTTGAGATCGACAACGGCGCCACCGCGCTCGGCCCAGCGCTCGATCTGGCCCGCTTTCTCTCCAGCGACGAACTCGACGGCGCCACCACCGTCGCCTTTTTGCCCAAGGGCGCCACCGGGCACAACGTGCTGGTGGCCATTGCCTGCGACGAGATCGCCATGCCCAGCGACGCCGAAATTGGCGAGGCCGGCGCCAGCGAGCGCTCGATCGGCCCCGACCTGCGCGACGTGTACTACCGCATTGCGCAGCGCCGCCGCACCATTCCGCCCGACGTTGTGCTCGGCATGCTCGACCCGCGGCTGGAGGTGCTGCAAGTGGAGACCGAGGTCAGCCGCGAGTACATCTTGCGCGAGCGCCTGCCAGAGTTGGAAAAAGAGCGGGCCGTACAAGCGACCAAGGTGTTGATTCGCGCCGGCGAGGCGGGTCGCTTCACCGGACGCGAGGCCAAAGAACTGGGCTTCATTAGCGTATTGGCCGCCGATCGCGCGGCGCTGGCCCGCGTGTACGGCCTATCTGCCGCGGCGCTCGACGACGACGCCGCGCTGGCGGTTGACTGGCGTCCCATGCGGGTCCGCCTCGCCGGGCCAATCAGCACTGGCCTCGCGCAGCAGACGCAGCGCATGATCGACAAAGAGATTCGCGACCACGGCGCCAACTTCATCGTCTTGGAGATCGATAGCGCCGGCGGCGCGCCGCTGGACAGCGTTAATCTGGCCAATCATCTGGCCGACCTCGATCGAGATCGCGTGCGCACCGTGGCGTTTATCGCCGGCGCCGCCAAGGCCGACTCGGCCTTTTTGGCGCTGGCCTGCGATCAGATCGTCATGGCGCCGGGCGCCATGCTCGGCGGCGATTGGACGCGCAAACTGCCGGCCGACGAGGCCGCCACGCTCGCCCGCGTTGTCGGCGAAATCGCCCGTCGCAAGGGACGCTCTCCCGCGCTGGCCATGGCGCTGACCGATCCGGCGGTCGAGGTCTTTCGCTACGAACATGCCGGCGACGGCGCCAGCGATTATTTTACCCCCGAGCAGGTGAACGACCTCAAGGACGCCATCGCCTGGAAGCAGGCCGACCGCGTCACCACGGCCGGCAAGCACCTGCAACTGTCGGGCGCGCAAGCGGTGGAGCTTGGCCTGGCCCGCGCCACGGCCAAGGATTGGGACGAGTTCAACGCCATCTACAGCTTGGAGAGCGCGCCGCGCCTGGTCGAGCCTTCCTGGGTCGATCGCCTGGTGCAGGTGCTCAACTCCAGCGCCGCGGGCTGGGCGCTGTTGGCGCTGGCCGCCATTGGCCTCTATATCGAAGTCCATACGCCCGGCCTGGGCGCGGGGGGCTTCACCGCGGGACTTTGCTTTCTCCTTTTCTTTTGGAGCCATCATCTCGGCGGCACCGCCGACTGGCTGGAAATCTTGTTGTTCGCGGCCGGCGTGGCCTGCATCCTCTTGGAAGTGCTGGTGCTGCCGGGCGTGGGGGTCTTTGCCTTTGGCGGCGGCGCGCTGATCTTGGTTTCGGTGTTGTTGGCCAGCCAGACGTTTGTTTTTCCGCGCGACGAATACGAGGCCGCGCAACTCTTTCGCTCGCTGGCCATGTTCTCGGGCGTCTTTGTCGGTTTCATCGTCGCGGCGGTGTTCGTCAAGCGACTCTTGCCTGGCACGCCCGGCTTTGGTCAGATGGTTCTCGCGCCCCCATCCGCGGAAGAGCAACAGGTGGTGGCGCAGCGCGAAGCGCTGGCCAAGTTCGACCATCTGCGCGGCGCGACCGGCAGCGCCGTGACGCCGCTTTGTCCCGCCGGCAAGGCCCGCTTCGATAGCGAACTGGTCGACGTGCTCGCCGATGGAGAGTTTCTCCCGGCCGGCAGTCCGGTTCGCGTTGTCGAAGTGCGTGGACATCGCGTGGTCGTGCGGCTCGATCAGCGCGCGGCCTCCCTGGGTTAACGGCAAATCGCTATGCAGCTATTGTTCTGGGCGCTGGTCCTGCTCTTTATCGGGCTGGGCCTGATCGCCACCGAGGTGTTCATTCCGTCGGGCGGCGTGCTCGGCGCCTTGGCGGCGCTAGCGGTGTTGGCGGCGATCGGCTTTGGCTTCGCGGCC is a genomic window containing:
- a CDS encoding PEP-CTERM sorting domain-containing protein, which encodes MTRPPVRLFLLCAALAVWLLPAATARAGLFYGAAGAQFVSIDGVTGVATLINSNVGMSISALAWDSTAKVLYGTASTGSGTPFFTVNTTTGALNVISNDIGPNVVSLDFDDSTQTLYAAAFGGGVPQRFGTIDLGTGAFTTINASAGHDIDSIAFGPGGVLYGVGPAAGADDFFTINPVTGVASAPIVTDIGPNNISLDFDNNLGDLYGAFFGGGGTISVWRSMDETTGTVSAPINANIGYHPLSALTAVPEPSTALLALVGGAFFMMIRRRRTR